CCCAACAAACTAGCACTAACAGAAATATTGTTAACTAGATTTTAACTGTATTTATTATAATCCCGAATATACGGGAAAATAGACGAAAGGGTGGAGAAcgatttcacaaaaaaaatctaatcgACCGACCCGAGAAGAAAATTTTTCCGAACTAATGTGAATCGTTCTTTAAATCCAGATTTTGATAGATATAAGAAATCGGCCGTTCTtcataaatgaataaaaagtATTGATATGCATATGAAATTATGGCAAGCGAAATTATACTGCtttcttttgcaacaataCATGATCAATAGATTCCAATTAACGTTAAACTGTGAGTGAATGTCAGAAATCAAAATTCACTGTTTCTTAATTACATTTGGTTTGATGACCTAATGCgtgaaataattgaataagTGCTGAATCTCTTTTTAAACACACTGTTGCGATATGATGGCAGAAATGAAATATGTTTCGCGGTTCACTCACAAATGATACAGTGTGTTAGTTATATGTAAAATTTCATGTTGAtctctgtttcgtttttttcagTATACTTTTGTTCTACTGGTCGTGTTCCTGCTAGAATTCATTGTGGGCGGCTTAGCTTATCTTTACGAAACGCAAATCGAGACGGAGCTGCAGTACACCCTGAACGCAACATTCATGGAACACTACGGTGTGAgtgaacagcaaacaaaagctATCGACAGCCTACAGCAAGAGGTACGCATTACAACATTGTGTTCCTCTTTGGCAAAGTTGCTAACGTTTGCTAAAACTGGACGAGATAACATTTTTGTCTAAAAAAACAGTTTGACAGTAATTAAATACCTcgtatcatgttttttttcttcttttatttttcttccaactGCTTCCAACATCCGTACGGAACGATACGCGACGCGTTGTCCTGTGTCAATATACCACCTGTGCCGGACGCGCAACATGAAAATTCTGTCGAATTGACCTGCTGAACAGTTTTCCTGTTGCGGTGCTATACGATTCGAAGATTGGCGACACAGTGTGTGGTTGCGGTCACGACGCAAAGATCTGATAAAGCCAACCGAGGGTCGTTTGGTGCCAGATTCGTGCTGTATAACTGTACTTGCAAAGTGCGGTCTACGTGATGGCCCAAGTAATATTCACTATACGGTATGTTTGCCGCATGGCCAGCGATGTTAATTTTCCCAATAATACTGAGTTATAGCACTTTGGGACAGTGCTTGTCGGGCTGTTTTCTAATCATGCTTTCGACGTTCAAAACTGTCTCTTTGATAGGGTTGCATATACGAGATGACGGATGACCTAAAATATCATTTGATAATTCTCGGTGCCATCGGGCTCGGGCTAAGCGTGATACAGGTCTTCGGTATGGTTCTCGCTTGCTGTTTGTACGTGAAACTCAAAGATGTACTCGACTGACAAAAGCCAGCGGATCCAATAGTCGAGCTAATGGATCCGCTCCCGGACAATATCAGCCTTATTTATGGATATGACGATCAGCGCGTATAATAGAGCAATGAAGCCATGGAATACGTTAcctgtttaaataaaatcatttcacaACGCTGCGGTTGAAAAATACTTTCTTAAAAACCTGCTAGAAACTACATGAAATGAAGTCTCGGCGGATACATGCAATCTCGATTTAGTAGCAAGTAAGAAAGGATGCTGTTGAAACATAATGTTGCAATCTACAGTGACACTGCAAACAAGTATGCTGTTTGCAATCAGGTTAAATTTTTGGCTTTTCCGTTGtacaaattattaataataatgtttaaaaaggtaaaacatttCCAAATAAGTTATATTTCATGCGCGGGAACAGCACATATTAAACTACAGTTCAAATGGTCtattatgaaaaataaagataaacTACAGATGGACTGTATGAGGAATATGTCTTAAATGCttcaaatgtttcaaaattgaaattttgaaCTAATAATATTTATCAAACTAACCTGTGAAATTGTAACCGGTACTGAATAAGTGTACTTATCGATTAAGCTATACCATTATAGCTAGATTTAACAAACCACGTTCGTgcaaagcgaaaagaaatagGAAATAAAAGTAATATAGATATTTATTACGATCATATATATGTACAAACTGTTTGAGTGTGCTTTTACGCTTTTCATTGAAAAAGACGCTGCTTCCCTataatttacataaattttaCTGCTGATGTAGAGAGCCCATCGAATTTTATTCAACTATCTAGCAATGCCGTCTCCGAAACTACACGGAAATGGCACACAATCACCTTTTACGCTATGCTATTTCcccatttgttttaattttgtaagcCTTACCAACGACGAACTGACAAAACTTGAGCAATTTCACTTCTCTTTAGTTAACAGTACTGTTTACGGTTCACTTTCCGCCTCTAGTTTTATACTTCAAACTCTTACGAAACGATTTGTGTACACTATTTTAACCTTGCCCTATCCCTAGGACCCATTTAAACATATCTATCAAAGCCTTAATCGTTTCGCACGATTAAACAACCTTACCGCGTTCTCCtgagaaatttaaataaatagaaaactaACACAGCGAAcaagtattttaattttttaaaagataCAGTCTTATTAATTATGAGCTCATAAAGTTGCATTCCTCTTCGCTATAAGCATGTTTTACACATTACACCTGCCCGAGACTATTAATAGACAGTTTACCGACTTGCGAACATTATCAATTATTATTCAAGGTTCTTTAAACTATTGACTCTTCTAACCTGAAATAATTGAGGTACTCAACTTACAGTTACCGTATGTTAATTGAattgctacaaaaaaaaaacgattacaTTCAGTTGCTGCtactaattaaattttacgttCCGTAACGTCCCGAAAGTTATTTACACCGGCAACGGTACAACGAGATCTGCGCCAAGAATCTGCTAAAACGCCATCGCTATTCGCGGAATCGATCTCAGTAGTCTAGAAAGTTGTGTTGAAGCACAGAATTCTTTGTAAACCGTCCAAATCATTATCTACCACTGTACCGGTAGTAGCTCAGGTCGTCCGCTGGTTCGCTAGCGGATGGTTGTGGGCGAAAGGCGGAAGTAAACGATTTGGCTGCACCCTGCGTAAAAAGAATGGTAGAAGCGTAAAAAGAACGACCCAGGAATCGTGGTAGAAAGTTTTCGATTTGTGATCATTGTTTAAAGGAgcaacttttttgtttgggtggaacaagaaaaaattCTTGGCCACGGCCTACCTGTAGCGCTACGCCTAGGAACTGTGATACAGCACGAGTCACACCAATCGCTGCATTCAACAGTTGTCCTCCGGGATTGATGCCAAACCCGCTAAACAACGATGCTGGCTCTTCAGTCACGCTGGGGTTGATTGGTTTCTGCAATGAGAAAAGTTTCACTTCAATATGCCTATTCAATTGCTTTTAGGATCCAAAGGGAAGGAAATTTTCTTACCGCATCCGGGTCTAGACCCTCATCCCCGTACGATTGTGTTAGTGAAGCTGTTCTGCCACcaacaccgccaccaccaccaccaccaccaccactaagCCCAAACGTTCCCGTTCGAATACTGGTGGCACTGCTTCCAGCGCCAGGGACTCGATTGCGTGGTTGTGGAGCTGTTGCTTGCCATTCGCGCCACAACCAACTCAAACCGTCCAGAATTGGGCTTTGCGATCGTAACGGCGGTGGTTGCGGGGGACGAGTGCGTCTCGGCGTGGGTCGCGGTGTTGTGATAACTATCGGAAGTAATGTAGACGTCCGAACGCTTGGCGATATTTGCGCCAAAATGTCCTCAATATTTCCGTTCGTGTTTGACGGTCCTATGCCACGCTGCTTGAGCACGGCTGCCAAAATTGCTTCATTAGTCTTACCGTAAAACTCTGGTCTCTCAATAACTGCTGGGCTGCtattgtgttgctgttgctgcgtgAGAAGCAGCTGTTTCAAGAGTTCGCCGTCTGCTGTTGAGGTCGGTCTGCGCGTAGTgctcgttgtcgtcgtcggtgtcgtcgttgtcgtcctCGTCGCCGATAGCCCAGCATTGGCAAACAATGGTCCGGAGCCACCTGTTCCAAGCTGCTTGGTAAGGCTCGGAATATCTTTCTCAGTAATGGGTCTTCCCAGTAGATTCGAAAGAAGTTTCAAATCATTGTTGTACTGCTGTACCTCCCGATCCAGCTgctttttcgttttctctATTTCCTCCGGAGACAGGGTGGTCGGTTTTGAAATTTCTTTCGGCTGACTCTCGGTGCGTGGCTTTTCGTAcgatggaaactcattcccaGTTTTCAAGGGTAATCGTGCAATGCTCTTGGGATCTCTTTGTATTGCTAGCTGAAGTATTCTATTAGCCAGCGGTGTGTCGACGAGGGGATTTGGTGTTGCAAagttgggtaatttacgctagaaaataaaatctcaGATTAAACTTACTGATTCACATGAAAGAAAAACTGGTTACGTACCACATCGTTTAGAAAGGCTGGATCATCCTTATCAATGATGACCGTGCTTAAACTCGGCGTCGTTGTTGGACTGggtgtagtagtagtggtggtagtggtagtCGTAGTCATCCTTGTAGTTGTACTAGGTTTTGAAgtggtagtggtagtagtagtagaagtagtGGTGGGTTTTCTGGTTGTTTTTCGTCCATTGTTATTGGGTGACTGTCCTCCGTTCAGGAATCTCGCTAGTTGACGCTGGGGAAAGAAAGAATATTGTTTGACCACATCGATTCGATCACCAATGGTAATCACCCAACACCATATTTCTTACCAAGAAAGCTAAATCTTCAGCATCAGAGAACGTTGTTGTACGAGTTCTCTGTGTAGTAGTAGGATACACGGTGGAGGTTGATTTGCGTAACGTACTTTTACTTGTCGTAGGAACCACCAATGTACTGGTAGATGGAGACGCCTTTGTGCTTGTTGTGTCCAACCTGCTTGTAGTGCTAGAAGTTGTGCTAACAATTGTTGTCCGTGGTGTGGTTGGTCTAGTGGTGGTTGGATCCGCCGGGTTTGTGGACCGTTGAAAAGGCATTGTACTTTGAACAATTGACGTGATAATTACCCTCCCGGTGGTTGATATTGAAGTGTCATCGACGGGAGGTGCACTTGATGTTGACAATAGGTTAATCTCCATAGTAGACGACACATTGTTTGCATTCTTAACACCTGTTTCGTCATTCTTCTTCCTTGCGTACTGTTCGTTTGGCTCCTGAGAACTAGTACCAATGGTAAATGGTTCTTCGCCACTATTCAAATCCAATCGTACCGAACCAAAATTTCCTTTACCAACTCCCATCATATCTGGTACGGTGTTCTCGGACACACTCGGTGTAGCTGATGCTGTTGTGATCTTTGGCTCACTGGTTGTAGGAATAAATTCGTTATCGTTTGAACCTGTGCTCGTGGTTACGATCGGTTTCCATCGATACACTAAGTCGGGAGAATTCGGTCGTGAGACTCGGACGTCTTCATGAACACTGCCAATCTGCAATGAACCAAAAATAGTTGCCCAATTAGTAGCGTTATGATTTCTGacattatttactttttcttaCATTCGAAGTTTCCATCGATGAAGCAGGCGTGGTAGTAGCGATACCATTCGTTTTGTTCGTCGATTTTGCCTTACCTCCAGCGAGACTGAAGACATTGTCCGATTTCACCTTTGCATCCAACTGGTTCGCTTCGTTGTACTTGCgcaatatttcaataatagTTGTCGTACCCTGTTGGCAAAGCGAAAAATTATTATTGCAAATCAACACCTAGTTTCGCAATTCAGAGCAGATCACATCTACAGTAACGTGCAAAAGCGATAGTACTCAGTAAGCTCCGTATCTACAAATGTTGGTCGGcagtaaaacgaaaaaatcatAGAAGCAGAAAAATCACTCATAGCGGAAGGTAAGTGAGCGACAGAGGGAGCGCGATAGAGGGAAGAAAACAGTAAATCTTAAGAACAGTTGCAACCACCAAATTCATGCATAAAGATTAGCCTTGGCTTATCTGTGATTGTGATGATGTATTGAAAGAGCATGATTTCCAAACATAGGATAGTCGGTATTGCATTTGATGTAAATTTTGGtgctaattttgtttttataatgCGTAAGATCTGGAAAAAATCTTTCAATCCGCCAAGActacaccaacaacaacaaaaacactccGAGAAAGATAGCTCAAAGATACGACGATTGTATATACTACTGTTAGATGCGACTGggatgttttgtgtttagACTAGCTAGTAGCAGAATTTAAGAAAGATCAACGCATTTCTAGCAGACCATTATACAAGGAAAGGAGCTTCAGAATGAGTATTCAAGTACCGTGGCTTGGTTCATTGTGGTAGAAAAAGTGATACTAGAAGGTAGAGCAGTAGTACTATAGACAACAGGACTCTTCGTAGTGGGTGCCGTGCTGACAGTTGGCTTGGTGATTATAGTAGTGCTAGTGGAGGCTGCGGTGCTATTAGCTGGTGGAGCGAGACCCAACGACTGTAACAGTGGTGGAATTTCTGATGTGCGATAGATGACACTGTTCGGGTTGCGTAGCTCACGCGGGTCTATGTTGGTAACTTCCACGGGACTATGGCGCTTGACCTCGGGCACAATCGTACCGTTCGGATAGCGTTTCACCACCGTACCGTTCGGAAATATCCCATACACGATCCGCACATTTTCTGTCGTTGTATGAACATTCTCATCTTCTCCACCAATCACCCGCCGAACGACGGTATTGTTCGGCAGTATGCCGTACACGACAATCCCGCGGGATCGCTGACCGACCGGATGAGTTGTGCTCACCGCAGGGATCGCAGTAGTGAAGGTCACGGGAACAGTGGAACCAATCGTTTCAGCCTTGACAGTATCAGTTGTGCTCGATAGTGTCATAGTCGTAAACGAAAGCGAAGATCGATTGAAAGAAGAGTCCACCCTCGAGACCGGGGCAGGATCATGGAAACCAATTGGCAAGACTGGTATGCGCATTTTAAATCTCGGTCGGTACTCGTCGGTGGTAGTTTCGAGAGATTTGGCAAAACCGAGCCGAGCCAGCAGATCGGAAGGAGATGGGCGAGTGACATCGGAAACAGATGGGAAAGAGTGAAGTGTCTTACTTACGGTCATTGGTGGTGACGTAACGTATGCGGTGGAGCTCGTCTGTTGCGAACCAATGGAGGAAGCAATTGGAGTGATGGGAGTAATGATGAATGGTGTACTGTTCATAATCTTAGCAGGCATTTCAGTGGCCTGGTCGGGTGGACTAGTCGCTGACAGTTGCCGTGGATCTACTTGAgcattgctgctgttgccggaTGTGGGATTATGGTTAGTGTAAGCAAAGGTAGTCGAAGCAGGGAGTACGTTTGCATCTGACGATTCCGTTTCAATTTTGACACTTGCTAAAGTAGTGCTAGTGTCCGTAAAGTCGCTAAAATCCGTTAACTGGGTAATAAAGGGTGGCATTGTTGAAGTTGATTGTTCAAGACCAGAAATGTTTTCCTTGGGATAGACAGTCGGGGTATGTGCTTGATATAACTGTTTGTAATGAGGAGTTGTGAGGTGTTCTAAAGCGATTTGTGACGAAAATGGATGCGCCGTCGAAGAAGCACTCTCTATTAGTAAGGCATCGTTATTTGAAGCTGTTACAATAAACACGGATTCAACGTGGTCTACAGCATTGATGGTAGTAGCGGTACTAGGGAGCATGCTCGTTGATGTGGCCCTAGAGGTTGGGATAGTGGTAGTCATTTCGGTGAGGTCCCGTTCTTCAGTCACacgaatagtagtagtaggcAGTGTAGTAGTCGATGTCGGTGTCGCAGTTTCCGTTTCCATCGTTTCCGTTTCTGCTGCGGGCATTAGCGGTTTCTGTGTAATGGACAAAGGAACAACATCAGCATCAGCGGTATCCTGAAGGACACGGGCATCGAGCGAAGATCTGGGAGGTACAGCAGGAACGGTAGGAAGAAACGAATCACTAGTCGTACTACCAATCAAACCGTCCTGAACAAACGGCAATATATCCGTGAGAATTCTATTTTCGATATCATTTTCTGCACAGCGGTCGCAGTTATGGCCGTTCGTTTCTTCCTGCTCGTAT
The Anopheles moucheti chromosome 2, idAnoMoucSN_F20_07, whole genome shotgun sequence genome window above contains:
- the LOC128296844 gene encoding CD151 antigen-like — encoded protein: MGHFLKPDETSEIEPFEPESIIYTGSTAEGTTSMMGRRAKQNPTIVSSTESGNNNGQSTSRTSENKKLTKPKQKTRDSDCCSINFIKYSLHTFNTIFLISGLVIIGVTLWTIFWKHQYISLLSTTNYVIGTYALLAAGLLAVFGGILGCCGVWHEQRGVLVLYTFVLLVVFLLEFIVGGLAYLYETQIETELQYTLNATFMEHYGVSEQQTKAIDSLQQEFSCCGAIRFEDWRHSVWLRSRRKDLIKPTEGRLVPDSCCITVLAKCGLRDGPSNIHYTGCIYEMTDDLKYHLIILGAIGLGLSVIQVFGMVLACCLYVKLKDVLD
- the LOC128296843 gene encoding mucin-5AC-like; the protein is MKWNNRKITTFLSLFVITSLWTLSEAYRGSIRFTSRSQQVELENAQELSSNPGDEPVTVSNTRFVRRRSTSTTTTPPVDSFTKAYGYEKRRDFRDGQTASRTSVESEDVHEANNRATVPNRRTKQNNASSLRTEIIAQNAFERRIDNDKEQIVSNALEPAKKENLSSQRRRSKSKNFEQEPFTTIASAGAEGERVAKRVSTLTTLSPNLSNEVRDELKGSAQRFISGRGTKGSNLVASNKREEGSSEENYPEPFKKLLKAQLNDDKLKTAYVKNLESTTKKSVHAMPERRKIQSAPSTTEAAVTANKSNQAAARRVQLPKEAGIKENKFQYRTVVPPKSREQTHRRSQFSETNNTSSETILQTLRTTKKSNSLESSSEQVLSVRQLSIRTRHSERNEQNSNERFSIPDRTSVEVGDEKTSKSHVRPTIEARKRVTNPVERQPRGKVKVLSTTTPGPTTTVKLITPRPVRTYTRKQNTLSYLTSTTTEATTTTRKPFSPSPRSGSLSQRKPQLAVVEKNALRFSTERSNAVPRSNSNKQPAEELTNYLPNLREASQLSVDDIEEGPQQISLLYTNPVEYLRRRQNLTKTMNNYSTTTIPSTRSSESYTKAPVKHFARKTSLTARPTVSSKNSSNTVFKRPPSFSSIRSNKKPAVYTPTIPTFTTLSTVKVIPDGQIIQKPANFSTKLPSRIASLSSHSTTAALANEIDIYDDDHRATIKSTDQYDRGDTEDYVENELQTEEAQLKVLSNQQDLNVAIASGEKRSGGSEKEIAPVSSGLTQSHIDIDTPNHRVQDVPSAVTVSIFSALSEILSQPTESLQFLSSSTDAPTSTSASSTSTTSTSTTTTTTTTTTTTTTTTTTTTVPPPPQSPEPSLFSSKSNDKVLEMVGNSFAFASNVLPVSAGETFVHTASYQESTDNPNVNKTDLTIASTRITEGNVTIRQYSLASSGETTSTQATSLATQLYEQEETNGHNCDRCAENDIENRILTDILPFVQDGLIGSTTSDSFLPTVPAVPPRSSLDARVLQDTADADVVPLSITQKPLMPAAETETMETETATPTSTTTLPTTTIRVTEERDLTEMTTTIPTSRATSTSMLPSTATTINAVDHVESVFIVTASNNDALLIESASSTAHPFSSQIALEHLTTPHYKQLYQAHTPTVYPKENISGLEQSTSTMPPFITQLTDFSDFTDTSTTLASVKIETESSDANVLPASTTFAYTNHNPTSGNSSNAQVDPRQLSATSPPDQATEMPAKIMNSTPFIITPITPIASSIGSQQTSSTAYVTSPPMTVSKTLHSFPSVSDVTRPSPSDLLARLGFAKSLETTTDEYRPRFKMRIPVLPIGFHDPAPVSRVDSSFNRSSLSFTTMTLSSTTDTVKAETIGSTVPVTFTTAIPAVSTTHPVGQRSRGIVVYGILPNNTVVRRVIGGEDENVHTTTENVRIVYGIFPNGTVVKRYPNGTIVPEVKRHSPVEVTNIDPRELRNPNSVIYRTSEIPPLLQSLGLAPPANSTAASTSTTIITKPTVSTAPTTKSPVVYSTTALPSSITFSTTMNQATGTTTIIEILRKYNEANQLDAKVKSDNVFSLAGGKAKSTNKTNGIATTTPASSMETSNIGSVHEDVRVSRPNSPDLVYRWKPIVTTSTGSNDNEFIPTTSEPKITTASATPSVSENTVPDMMGVGKGNFGSVRLDLNSGEEPFTIGTSSQEPNEQYARKKNDETGVKNANNVSSTMEINLLSTSSAPPVDDTSISTTGRVIITSIVQSTMPFQRSTNPADPTTTRPTTPRTTIVSTTSSTTSRLDTTSTKASPSTSTLVVPTTSKSTLRKSTSTVYPTTTQRTRTTTFSDAEDLAFLRQLARFLNGGQSPNNNGRKTTRKPTTTSTTTTTTTSKPSTTTRMTTTTTTTTTTTPSPTTTPSLSTVIIDKDDPAFLNDVRKLPNFATPNPLVDTPLANRILQLAIQRDPKSIARLPLKTGNEFPSYEKPRTESQPKEISKPTTLSPEEIEKTKKQLDREVQQYNNDLKLLSNLLGRPITEKDIPSLTKQLGTGGSGPLFANAGLSATRTTTTTPTTTTSTTRRPTSTADGELLKQLLLTQQQQHNSSPAVIERPEFYGKTNEAILAAVLKQRGIGPSNTNGNIEDILAQISPSVRTSTLLPIVITTPRPTPRRTRPPQPPPLRSQSPILDGLSWLWREWQATAPQPRNRVPGAGSSATSIRTGTFGLSGGGGGGGGGVGGRTASLTQSYGDEGLDPDAKPINPSVTEEPASLFSGFGINPGGQLLNAAIGVTRAVSQFLGVALQGAAKSFTSAFRPQPSASEPADDLSYYRYSGR